One stretch of Meriones unguiculatus strain TT.TT164.6M chromosome 7, Bangor_MerUng_6.1, whole genome shotgun sequence DNA includes these proteins:
- the Mlh3 gene encoding LOW QUALITY PROTEIN: DNA mismatch repair protein Mlh3 (The sequence of the model RefSeq protein was modified relative to this genomic sequence to represent the inferred CDS: inserted 1 base in 1 codon): MIKCLSDEVQAKLRSGLAISSLGQCVEELAFNSIDAEATCVAIRVNMETFQVQVVDNGFGMAGEDIAKVGNRYFTSKCDSIQDLENPRYYGFRGEALASIADMASAMEISSKKNRTMKTFVKVFQNGKALNACEADLTRPSVGTTVTVYNLFYQLPVRRKSMDPRLEFEKVRRRIEALSLMHPSISFSLRNDVSGSTVLQLPKTKDTCSRFCQIYGLGKSQKLREIHFKYKEFEFSGYISSEAHYNKNMQFLFVNRRLVLRTKLHKLIDFLLRKESIICRQKNGSASRQMNSSPRHRSASELHGIYVINVECQFCEYDVCLEPAKTLIEFQNWDSLLVCIQEGVKKFLKQEKLFVELSGEDIKEFNEDNGFSLFGATLQTHVSTLEKCDQSSFQEACSNILDSYEMFNMQSKAVKRIATIGNKNTQNSGDSDATRKKTDSLYTYGSDGLGHSKMVESSLHKDSVCLEARMLEEVVRASDSGEDEKCKTSFLEHRTSGSPKMFSGPIQTCHLFEESEADLEIQKISPTVNVLSANIPPNSDIQSQLEKFKDAPEVGCQPLPFETTLLRVQSTQRKKERKREPSSHERVNVFSYGQVKLCSTGFITHVVQNEHTNSTETEHPFKNYVRPGPVSAQETFGNRTHHATETPDSNDLTSPPSEESTQLPSKRFCTTNRGYGTENKPGATDEDWSLSQEGGKGSHTDHMLPDTSSFPWQRCVSRGCKKTDKMMGPCKHTVHRKLSLRSRVGSLEKFKRQYGKVSNSSGTEEENSTEVGTHLDPQVEPDFLLKDKSRLAMSGGCKITTVEHSDSYGTCQPVSHGLYSEEIPFSKGDHLDQMPHWRESPITLAELAHCNRKPSGVEKSSESLASKLSRLKGSERDVQTVEMTGHINALPDSDPTWKDNSQCPGLDLDFCELLKNKHEKGESDMLLMPDSATQGDSINKNRTVHPNNKMDDTEKPETLLLLPGNDSEISKDSDVLFRASEQHKGNPESPSRMIASQVEDTTDSQDETYSQSDDFKTRFCSKSEESNTCSVDWLQHFDVTLGRMVYINRRTGLSTFVAPTEDTQTACTKDLTTVAVDVLLRNGFQYRCHPFRSDLVLPFLPRSQEERTTLKQSNRDAVDAAVVSESLQSLFSEWNNPVFARYPEVAVDVSSGQAESLAVKIHNVLYPYRFTKEMIHSVQVLQQVDNKFIACLMSTRMEENGKAGGNLLVLVDQHAAHERIRLEQLITDSYEKQAPQSSGRKKLLSSTIIPPLAITVSEEQRRLLRSYHKHLEDLGLELLFPDASDALILVGKVPLCFVEREANELRRGRSTVTKSIVEEFIREQVELLQTTGGIQGTLPLTVQKVLASQACHGAIKFNDCLSLEESYRLIEALSLCQLPFQCAHGRPSMLPLADLDHLEQEKQVKPNLAKLRKMARAWHLFGKAEGCDXKQNLQQSMPPCESP, from the exons ATGATTAAGTGTTTGTCAGATGAAGTACAAGCCAAGTTGCGCTCGGGTTTAGCGATAAGCTCCTTAGGCCAGTGTGTTGAGGAACTTGCCTTCAACAGTATTGATGCTGAAGCAACATGTGTGGCCATCAGAGTGAATATGGAAACCTTCCAAGTTCAAGTGGTAGACAATGGATTTGGGATGGCGGGTGAAGACATCGCGAAGGTGGGAAACCGGTATTTTACCAGCAAATGCGACTCAATACAGGACTTGGAGAACCCAAGGTATTATGGTTTCCGAGGAGAGGCCTTGGCAAGTATAGCCGACATGGCTAGTGCTATGGAAATTTCATCCAAGAAAAACAGGACGATGAAAACCTTTGTGAAAGTGTTTCAGAACGGAAAAGCCCTAAATGCTTGTGAAGCTGATTTGACCAGACCAAGTGTGGGGACGACAGTAACAGTCTATAACCTATTTTACCAGTTACCTGTGAGGAGGAAAAGCATGGATCCCAGGCTAGAGTTTGAGAAAGTCAGGCGGAGGATAGAAGCTCTCTCACTCATGCACCCATcgatttctttctctctgaggaATGATGTTTCTGGTTCCACGGTTCTGCAGCTCCCTAAAACCAAAGACACATGTTCTCGATTTTGTCAAATTTATGGATTGGGCAAGTCTCAGAAGTTaagagaaatacattttaaatacaaGGAATTTGAGTTTAGTGGCTACATCAGCTCCGAAGCACACTATAATAAGAATATGCAGTTTTTGTTTGTGAACAGAAGACTAGTTTTAAGAACAAAGTTGCATAAACTCATTGACtttttattaagaaaagaaagtatTATATGCAGGCAAAAGAATGGCTCTGCCAGTAGGCAAATGAATTCAAGTCCTCGGCATCGTTCTGCCTCGGAACTCCATGGCATATATGTAATCAATGTGGAATGCCAGTTCTGTGAATATGATGTGTGCTTGGAGCCAGCCAAAACGCTGATTGAGTTTCAGAACTGGGATAGCCTGTTGGTGTGTATTCAGGAAGGAGTAAAGAAGTTTTTAAAGCAAGAAAAATTATTTGTTGAATTATCAGGTGAAGATATTAAGGAATTTAATGAAGATAATGGTTTCAGTTTGTTTGGTGCTACCCTTCAGACACATGTGTCCACTCTGGAGAAGTGTGACCAAAGCAGTTTCCAGGAAGCATGTAGTAATATTTTGGATTCCTATGAAATGTTTAATATGCAGTCAAAAGCTGTAAAAAGAATAGCTACtataggaaataaaaacacacagaattCTGGGGATTCAGATGCTACCAGAAAAAAAACAGACTCATTGTACACTTATGGATCGGATGGCCTGGGCCACAGTAAGATGGTAGAGTCATCGTTACACAAGGACAGTGTCTGTTTAGAAGCAAGGATGTTGGAAGAGGTAGTCAGAGCATCAGACTCCGGAGAAGATGAGAAATGTAAGACATCCTTCTTGGAACACAGGACTTCAGGAAGTCCAAAAATGTTTTCAGGCCCTATTCAGACATGTCATCTCTTTGAGGAGAGTGAGGCAGATctagaaatacagaaaataagtCCTACTGTTAATGTCCTGTCTGCCAACATCCCCCCAAATAGTGACATTCAGAGTCAACTAGAGAAATTTAAAGATGCTCCTGAAGTGGGGTGCCAACCTCTGCCTTTTGAGACAACGTTATTAAGAGTACAGAGTActcagaggaagaaggagagaaaaagggagccTAGTAGTCATGAAAGAGTAAATGTTTTTAGTTATGGACAAGTTAAGTTATGCTCCACTGGCTTTATAACTCATGTTGTACAAAATGAGCACACAAACTCAACTGAAACAGAACatccatttaaaaattatgttcgACCTGGTCCTGTAAGTGCCCAAGAAACATTTGGAAATAGAACACACCATGCAACTGAGACTCCAGACAGCAACGATTTAACAAGCCCTCCAAGTGAAGAGTCCACTCAGCTGCCCAGCAAAAGGTTTTGCACAACAAATAGAGGTTATGGGACAGAGAACAAACCAGGAGCAACAGATGAGGACTGGTCCCTTTCTCAGGAAGGTGGTAAAGGATCACACACAGATCACATGTTGCCCGATACATCTTCCTTCCCATGGCAGAGATGCGTGTCCCGTGGTTGTAAGAAAACAGACAAGATGATGGGCCCCTGCAAACACACAGTCCATAGGAAGCTAAGCTTACGTTCACGAGTAGGATCTTTGGAGAAGTTTAAGAGGCAATATGGAAAGGTCAGCAATTCTTCAGGTACAGAAGAGGAAAACAGCACTGAAGTCGGGACCCACCTCGATCCTCAAGTCGAGCCTGACTTTCTACTGAAAGACAAGAGCCGCTTAGCTATGTCTGGTGGTTGTAAGATCACTACTGTGGAGCACAGTGATTCATATGGTACCTGTCAACCAGTAAGTCACGGCCTGTACTCAGAGGAAATTCCATTTTCCAAAGGAGATCACTTAGACCAGATGCCTCACTGGAGGGAAAGTCCTATTACCCTGGCAGAATTAGCTCACTGTAACAGAAAACCTTCAGGTGTTGAGAAGTCCTCTGAGTCACTGGCTTCTAAATTATCCAGACTGAAAGGTTCTGAAAGAGACGTGCAAACCGTGGAGATGACAGGTCATATTAATGCACTTCCAGATTCAGATCCCACTTGGAAAGATAACAGCCAGTGCCCTGGGCTAGACTTAGATTTTTGTGAGTTATTAAAAAATAAGCATGAAAAAGGAGAGAGTGACATGCTCCTAATGCCAGATTCTGCCACCCAGGGTGATTCCATCAATAAAAACAGGACAGTACATCCTAACAATAAAATGGATGATACAGAGAAGCCAGAAACTCTTTTGCTGTTACCTGGTAATGATTCTGAAATCAGCAAAGATTCAGATGTTCTCTTCAGAGCTTCAGAACAACATAAAGGAAATCCTGAGTCTCCCAGTAGAATGATAGCAAGTCAGGTAGAAGATACCACTGACAGCCAAGATGAAACTTACTCCCAGAGTGATGACTTTAAGACAAGATTTTGTTCCAAAAGTGAAGAATCAAATACATGCTCTGTGGACTGGCTGCAACATTTTGATGTAACCCTGGGCAGAATGGTTTACATCAATAGACGGACAGGACTTAGCACTTTTGTTGCTCCTACCGAAGACACTCAAACTGCTTGTACTAAAGACCTGACAACTGTGGCTGTGGACGTCCTGCTTAGGAATG ggTTTCAGTACAGGTGTCATCCTTTTAGAAGCGATCttgttcttcctttcctcccaagaTCTCAGGAAGAGAGGACTACGCTGAAACAGAGTAACAGAG ATGCTGTGGATGCTGCTGTTGTCAGTGAATCACTTCAGTCTTTATTTTCAGAATGGAACAATCCAGTGTTCGCCCGTTACCCAGAG GTTGCTGTTGATGTCAGCAGTGGCCAGGCTGAGAGCTTAGCAGTTAAAATTCACAACGTGCTGTATCCCTACCGCTTCACCAAAGAGATGATTCACTCAGTACAG GTTCTCCAGCAAGTGGATAACAAGTTTATTGCCTGTTTAATGAGCAcaagaatggaagaaaatggcAAAGCAG GTGGAAACCTGCTAGTCTTGGTGGACCAGCACGCTGCCCATGAGCGCATTCGTTTGGAACAGCTCATTACTG ACTCCTATGAGAAGCAAGCGCCACAAAGCTCTGGTCGGAAGAAATTACTGTCTTCCACAATAATTCCTCCACTAGCAATCACAGTGTCAGAGGAACAGAGGAGACTCTTACG GTCTTACCACAAACACTTAGAAGATCTGGGCCTTGAGTTGCTCTTTCCAGACGCCAGTGATGCTTTGATCCTTGTGGGAAAAGTGCCGCTCTGCTTTGTAGAAAGAGAAGCCAATGAACTTCGGAGAGGAAGATCTACTGTGACGAAGAGCATTGTGGAG GAATTTATTCGAGAACAAGTGGAG CTGCTCCAGACCACAGGAGGCATCCAAGGGACATTGCCGCTGACTGTCCAGAAGGTATTGGCCTCCCAGGCTTGTCATG GGGCCATTAAGTTTAATGATTGCCTGAGCCTCGAGGAGAGCTATCGCCTTATCGAAGCTCTGTCCTTGTGCCAGCTGCCATTCCAGTGTGCTCATGGGAGACCTTCAATGCTGCCCTTAGCTGACCTGGACCACTTGGAGCAGGAAAAACAG GTTAAACCCAATCTCGCTAAACTTCGAAAAATGGCCCGTGCGTGGCATCTCTTTGGAAAAGCAGAAGGCTGTG AGAAGCAGAACCTGCAGCAGTCCATGCCCCCTTGTGAGTCACCATGA